One genomic region from Solwaraspora sp. WMMD792 encodes:
- the fxsT gene encoding FxSxx-COOH system tetratricopeptide repeat protein, with product MNDQGHLEPDLFSELESLEEAARQARPQSYSRRQLDRAPGQRFRNLSKRVSEWLKLRRAPRNEEQLWTVIRLWSDWAGIQPDQEKWVRLLNGARNSTNGLLTPPQTRPPGSLPAVWNVPARNPRFVGRDDVLQDLRSKLEAGGPVLVQAVAGMGGVGKTQIAREYAHRFADSYSVVWWIRAEQDSLIGDQFAELTVDLGLVEAGSDVGADIGAAVRLVMRHLRAASGWLLIFDNVASADKIGPWLPGGRGHVLITSRNPAIQEVADVVDVSLMEGRQAAEVLGSYHPALDQEDRLALAAALGNLPLALAQAATFLRRTSMSAADYLDELSSQPERILDQGLAPGYADSFARAVLLTAKRLSKENQSALGLLRIVAFLSPEPIPVALLERAASVVPVQGAPPDLDAVRRAAATKPDLPSALAQLVEHGLVERVDHRLQAHRLVQDLLRSLLSVAEFVTYQRYAEALVVAAHPGDPGEPVTWRDWATLLPHVLAVLDHREPTPQLLDLACDAGWYLLIRRDMRTAPALLEGWFQRWDRELGRDDPHTISAAHLLALAHRDYGRHDLARALDEENYRLQRERRGADDPNTLQSAASLAADLSALRDFSAAFELNQDVHHRRRRVLGEDHPDTLTSMSNLAVVLHRMGRHTAARDMNQEVLDRRRAVLGERHPDTLTSMSNLAVDLRGLGETDSALQWNERLVQLRREVLGPDHPDTLVSESNRADVLRDLGRRTEALSVYRSVLERRIRVLGEDHQDTAETARRLRGQPVYRSGETPVGSIPVVAADETEEVPPGIDTGVLDVASLSLSDLRRLDPATVESSIVQILKRLQGPSVSGYHAGGGGLSDGSGPITWRVNRSIRHAAERSRPLVSHSLSRDARDQLVRGRGQRWAIVETALKQKSQRLLLLVAVIDIVEGRASSTETDGAVALMDEARQSTPLSADRVIMSPQVGAWLRYTLQQADDGREAGLPDWVVLGHLQAVAAAVGINSYIDFDLHIPVWDGIAALPTLGAAMFGSGATGLARIRRSGLNTTVTFEGRVVTLPLYLRGDGPGWVAIRNISPTVVLDPIDRYLQRQQGRSVSNVPTDANKWALLLYESTQVIREYDTDEHDALLEYLSCLVPLPAAPLLRPASASSSAAFGYIATSPPDDPVSFAGTLIHELQHFKFGALHNLVSLFEHHDDPRYYAPWRDDPRPLGGMLNGAYAFTAVARFWHHHHQHQSRPYRDRAIFECGLWQQQVARALHQIRDDVHLTAHGRKMVSALSEVLDEIGHVVPTSVAETVRLTAADHWAGWRAHHLRAPNDLVHDLAERWVATRSESEPVPYEPQLRPRAAVPALDARATLTRWRLARPERFHKQRNDPVSVPDVVPDATAGDVYLVAGDLQQAQHAYLEAIAQVDGRHRTALVGLGLTLRRLGGSPAADALLTFPELVEQVAETVRKTAEDAPPILDLAEWLAQVVDAGSTAPLEWG from the coding sequence GTGAACGATCAGGGGCACCTGGAACCCGACCTGTTCAGCGAGCTTGAGTCCTTGGAGGAGGCGGCCCGGCAAGCACGCCCGCAGTCGTACTCGCGCAGGCAGCTGGACCGAGCGCCCGGCCAGCGCTTCCGAAACCTCAGCAAGCGAGTCAGTGAGTGGCTCAAGCTCCGGCGCGCGCCCCGAAACGAGGAGCAACTCTGGACGGTTATCCGGCTTTGGTCCGATTGGGCCGGAATTCAACCGGATCAGGAGAAGTGGGTACGACTGCTCAACGGCGCACGCAACAGCACTAACGGCCTACTGACTCCGCCCCAGACACGGCCTCCCGGGTCACTTCCAGCCGTATGGAATGTGCCGGCGCGGAATCCCCGCTTCGTCGGACGTGACGACGTCCTGCAGGATCTACGTTCTAAATTGGAGGCCGGGGGACCGGTGCTCGTGCAGGCCGTAGCTGGCATGGGCGGAGTCGGCAAGACCCAGATCGCCAGGGAGTACGCTCATCGTTTCGCGGACTCCTACTCGGTGGTGTGGTGGATTCGAGCAGAGCAGGACAGTCTCATCGGAGACCAGTTCGCCGAGTTGACAGTCGATCTAGGTCTGGTGGAAGCCGGAAGCGATGTTGGTGCCGACATCGGCGCGGCTGTGCGGCTCGTCATGCGGCACCTGCGTGCCGCAAGCGGTTGGCTACTGATCTTCGACAATGTGGCGAGTGCCGACAAGATTGGCCCGTGGCTGCCCGGGGGCCGGGGGCACGTCCTCATCACCTCCCGCAACCCGGCGATCCAGGAAGTCGCCGACGTCGTTGACGTGAGTCTCATGGAGGGACGGCAGGCAGCCGAGGTTCTCGGCTCCTACCACCCGGCGCTCGATCAGGAAGACAGGCTGGCGCTGGCCGCCGCGCTCGGCAACCTGCCGCTCGCGCTAGCGCAGGCGGCCACGTTCCTCCGGCGGACCAGTATGTCGGCCGCCGACTATCTGGATGAGCTCTCTTCTCAGCCGGAACGCATCCTTGATCAGGGCCTGGCGCCTGGTTACGCCGACTCCTTCGCACGAGCGGTGCTACTCACGGCCAAGAGGCTCAGCAAGGAGAACCAGTCGGCCCTCGGGCTGCTCCGCATCGTCGCCTTTCTCAGCCCGGAACCGATACCCGTCGCTTTGCTGGAGCGGGCGGCCTCGGTGGTGCCGGTCCAAGGCGCACCACCGGACCTCGACGCGGTGCGGCGGGCGGCTGCCACTAAGCCGGACCTGCCTAGTGCTTTGGCTCAGCTGGTCGAGCATGGCCTCGTCGAGCGAGTCGACCATCGGCTCCAAGCGCACCGTCTGGTCCAGGATCTGCTCCGCAGCCTGCTGTCGGTCGCCGAGTTCGTCACCTACCAGCGGTACGCGGAGGCCCTTGTGGTCGCGGCGCATCCGGGGGATCCGGGTGAGCCGGTCACCTGGCGGGACTGGGCCACTTTGCTGCCACACGTCCTCGCCGTCCTCGATCATCGTGAACCAACGCCGCAGCTACTCGACCTGGCCTGTGACGCGGGCTGGTACCTGCTCATCCGGCGTGACATGCGAACGGCTCCCGCGCTGCTGGAGGGTTGGTTCCAGCGATGGGACAGGGAACTTGGCCGCGACGATCCGCACACCATCTCCGCGGCTCACCTGCTGGCGCTGGCGCACCGTGACTATGGACGACACGATCTCGCGCGGGCGCTCGACGAGGAGAACTACCGCTTGCAGCGGGAGCGGCGTGGAGCGGATGATCCCAATACGCTGCAGTCGGCAGCCAGCCTGGCCGCCGACCTGAGCGCGCTCCGCGACTTCTCGGCGGCCTTCGAGCTCAACCAGGACGTTCACCACCGCCGGCGACGAGTTCTCGGCGAGGACCATCCCGACACTTTGACATCAATGAGTAACCTCGCCGTGGTGCTCCATCGGATGGGCCGCCACACCGCTGCCCGAGACATGAACCAGGAAGTGCTCGATCGACGACGGGCGGTCCTTGGTGAACGCCATCCCGACACACTGACCTCCATGAGCAACCTCGCGGTCGACCTACGAGGCCTTGGTGAGACAGACAGCGCGCTGCAGTGGAACGAGCGGTTGGTGCAGCTGCGACGGGAGGTACTAGGACCAGACCATCCGGATACCCTGGTGTCCGAGTCCAACCGAGCCGACGTTCTGCGAGATCTAGGCCGTCGGACCGAGGCACTGTCGGTCTATCGATCGGTGCTGGAGAGGCGGATCAGAGTGCTGGGCGAGGACCATCAGGACACTGCGGAGACCGCCCGCAGGCTGCGAGGCCAACCGGTCTACCGCTCGGGCGAGACTCCTGTCGGGAGTATCCCTGTCGTCGCGGCCGACGAAACCGAGGAAGTGCCGCCCGGGATCGACACCGGAGTCCTGGATGTGGCCTCGCTGTCGCTGAGCGATCTGCGTCGCCTGGATCCGGCGACGGTGGAGTCGTCTATTGTGCAGATCCTCAAGCGACTGCAGGGTCCCAGTGTCTCGGGCTACCATGCGGGTGGAGGAGGTCTTAGCGACGGGTCCGGTCCGATTACCTGGCGTGTTAATCGCAGCATCAGGCATGCGGCTGAACGGAGTAGACCACTTGTCAGCCACTCCCTGAGCCGTGATGCACGCGATCAACTCGTGCGTGGGCGTGGCCAGCGGTGGGCAATTGTCGAGACTGCTTTGAAGCAGAAAAGCCAGCGATTACTGCTTTTGGTAGCCGTAATCGACATCGTCGAGGGCAGGGCTTCATCCACAGAGACGGACGGGGCCGTAGCACTCATGGACGAAGCACGTCAGTCGACGCCCCTCTCCGCAGATCGCGTGATCATGAGTCCTCAGGTCGGAGCCTGGCTGAGGTACACGCTCCAGCAGGCTGACGACGGGCGGGAAGCTGGCCTCCCGGACTGGGTCGTCCTAGGGCACCTGCAGGCTGTCGCGGCCGCCGTTGGCATCAACTCGTACATCGACTTCGATCTTCATATCCCGGTCTGGGATGGGATAGCCGCGCTGCCTACTTTAGGCGCAGCCATGTTCGGTAGCGGCGCGACCGGACTGGCGCGGATACGACGGTCCGGGTTGAACACCACCGTAACGTTCGAAGGACGCGTCGTAACGCTCCCCCTGTATCTGAGGGGGGACGGGCCAGGCTGGGTCGCGATCCGCAACATCAGTCCTACTGTGGTGTTGGACCCCATCGACCGGTACCTGCAACGTCAGCAGGGCCGATCGGTCTCCAACGTTCCGACGGACGCCAACAAGTGGGCTCTCTTGCTCTACGAATCCACACAGGTGATCCGGGAGTACGACACCGATGAACATGATGCGCTCCTGGAGTACCTAAGCTGCCTGGTCCCACTGCCCGCGGCACCTCTGCTCCGGCCAGCGAGCGCAAGCTCCTCAGCCGCCTTCGGATACATCGCCACCTCGCCGCCCGACGACCCAGTCTCGTTCGCCGGCACGCTCATCCACGAACTACAGCATTTCAAGTTCGGCGCGTTGCACAATCTGGTCTCCTTGTTCGAGCACCACGACGACCCCCGCTACTACGCGCCTTGGCGCGACGATCCGCGACCGCTCGGTGGCATGCTAAATGGCGCGTATGCGTTCACGGCAGTGGCCCGGTTCTGGCATCACCACCACCAACACCAGTCCCGGCCATACCGGGACCGGGCCATCTTCGAGTGCGGCCTCTGGCAGCAACAGGTCGCACGAGCACTGCACCAGATCCGCGACGACGTGCACCTCACCGCTCACGGGCGGAAGATGGTGAGCGCCCTGAGCGAGGTCTTGGACGAAATCGGGCATGTGGTGCCAACCAGCGTCGCAGAAACAGTCCGTCTGACGGCGGCAGACCACTGGGCCGGCTGGCGTGCACATCATCTCCGTGCCCCTAACGATCTTGTGCATGACCTCGCTGAACGCTGGGTCGCGACGCGGAGCGAGTCGGAACCCGTACCCTACGAACCACAGTTACGCCCACGGGCCGCGGTTCCAGCGCTTGACGCCCGAGCCACCCTGACGCGCTGGCGACTCGCCCGACCCGAGCGGTTCCACAAGCAACGCAACGATCCGGTCAGCGTGCCCGACGTGGTGCCGGACGCGACAGCCGGTGACGTCTACCTGGTAGCAGGAGACCTGCAGCAGGCACAGCACGCATACCTGGAGGCTATCGCTCAGGTCGATGGCCGACACCGTACCGCGCTGGTCGGGCTCGGACTGACCCTACGAAGACTGGGTGGCAGCCCGGCGGCCGACGCGCTCCTCACGTTCCCTGAACTCGTCGAGCAGGTCGCCGAGACGGTACGGAAGACAGCCGAGGATGCACCGCCCATCCTGGACCTCGCCGAATGGCTTGCCCAGGTGGTTGACGCCGGCTCTACTGCACCGCTGGAGTGGGGTTAA
- a CDS encoding integrase core domain-containing protein: MNAIMERWIRTCRRELLDRTLILNQRRLQHALREYENFYNEHRPHQGITNARPLAPLPEPITDPDRIARLNIHRHDRLGSILHEYEHAA, translated from the coding sequence ATGAACGCGATCATGGAGCGCTGGATACGGACCTGCCGGCGCGAACTCCTCGACCGGACCCTGATCCTCAACCAGCGACGCCTACAACACGCGCTCCGCGAGTACGAGAACTTCTACAACGAACATCGCCCTCATCAGGGCATCACCAACGCCCGACCACTCGCCCCGCTACCCGAACCGATCACCGATCCGGACCGGATCGCCCGCCTGAACATCCACCGGCATGACCGCCTCGGCAGCATCCTCCACGAGTACGAACATGCCGCCTGA
- the istA gene encoding IS21 family transposase — translation MKSGREIVEILEAYDLTGSYRAAAELAGCDHHTVARYVQLRESGQSPEARAHRARPIDEYMGKIEELVARSGGRVRADVVHRRITGMGFGGGERTTRRAVAQVKARFAAGQRRVFRPWIPEPGLWLQFDWGEGPRVGGRRTSLWCAWLAWSRFRVVIPTVDKTLPTIVSCLDSTLRRLGGVPAYALTDNEKTITVEHVADIAVRNPEIVAVARHYGMTIRTCMPADPQSKGGSENTVKIAKADLVPTDANLLPEYRKFSELEAACRLFTEEVNARVHRETRRRPVEALAEEQTRLHPLPGKPFTVAFGTTRRVNWDCTISVEGVRYSVPHTLVDTRVWARFHGDELIVTAVDDDGPTEVARHPRSTPGSPSIIDAHYPTRASRDGDRTPKAHTAEEAAFLALGPGAAAWLVEAAAAGTRRVRRKMADACALAKLHGADRVDQALGTAAIAGRFADNDLIRILAHQAAGTAGEATRASEAHSLQPGTSAWARFGTTDDRSNP, via the coding sequence GTGAAGAGCGGCAGGGAGATCGTGGAAATCTTGGAGGCATACGACCTCACGGGCAGTTACCGTGCGGCGGCTGAGTTGGCGGGGTGTGACCATCACACCGTTGCCCGTTACGTGCAGTTGCGGGAGTCCGGGCAGAGTCCCGAGGCGCGGGCGCACCGGGCCCGGCCGATCGATGAGTACATGGGCAAGATCGAGGAACTGGTAGCGCGTTCGGGTGGGCGGGTCCGCGCGGACGTGGTGCACAGGCGGATCACCGGGATGGGCTTCGGCGGTGGTGAGCGCACCACGCGGCGGGCGGTCGCGCAGGTCAAGGCCCGTTTCGCCGCCGGGCAGCGGCGGGTGTTCCGGCCGTGGATCCCGGAGCCGGGGCTGTGGCTGCAGTTCGACTGGGGTGAGGGGCCGCGTGTCGGTGGACGACGTACGTCGTTGTGGTGCGCGTGGCTGGCCTGGTCGAGGTTCCGGGTGGTGATTCCGACGGTCGACAAGACCCTGCCGACGATCGTGTCCTGTCTGGACAGCACGTTACGCCGGTTGGGTGGGGTGCCGGCGTACGCGTTGACCGACAACGAGAAGACGATCACCGTCGAGCATGTCGCGGACATCGCGGTGCGCAACCCGGAGATCGTGGCGGTGGCCCGCCACTACGGGATGACGATCCGCACCTGTATGCCGGCCGACCCGCAGTCCAAGGGCGGTTCGGAGAACACCGTGAAGATCGCCAAGGCGGACCTGGTGCCCACGGATGCGAACCTGCTGCCCGAGTACCGCAAGTTCTCCGAGCTTGAGGCGGCCTGCCGCCTGTTCACCGAGGAGGTGAACGCCCGGGTGCACCGCGAGACCCGCCGCCGCCCGGTCGAGGCCCTCGCCGAGGAACAGACCCGGCTGCACCCGTTGCCGGGCAAGCCGTTCACCGTCGCGTTCGGCACCACCCGCCGGGTCAACTGGGACTGCACCATCTCCGTCGAGGGCGTGCGTTACTCGGTGCCCCACACCCTTGTCGACACCCGGGTCTGGGCCCGCTTCCACGGTGACGAGCTGATCGTCACCGCGGTCGACGACGACGGTCCGACCGAGGTCGCCCGACATCCACGCTCCACCCCCGGCAGCCCGTCGATCATCGACGCCCACTACCCGACCAGGGCCAGCCGTGACGGCGACCGAACACCGAAGGCCCACACGGCCGAGGAAGCCGCGTTCCTGGCCCTCGGCCCGGGAGCCGCCGCGTGGCTCGTCGAGGCCGCCGCAGCCGGAACCCGAAGAGTGCGCCGCAAGATGGCCGACGCCTGCGCCCTGGCCAAGCTGCACGGCGCCGACCGCGTGGACCAGGCGTTGGGCACCGCCGCGATCGCCGGCCGGTTCGCCGACAACGACCTCATCCGCATCCTCGCCCACCAGGCCGCCGGCACCGCCGGCGAGGCCACCCGCGCCAGCGAGGCCCACAGCCTGCAACCGGGCACCTCCGCGTGGGCCCGCTTCGGCACCACCGACGACAGGAGCAACCCCTGA
- the istB gene encoding IS21-like element helper ATPase IstB: MAAPIRTITGPAGDPLTEAIELTRRLKLPHIRKAMADLVPTAKAQRWDPAEVIRVLLAEEAAGRDAANLRTRRKRAAFPAGKTFGDWDDTASSIPRPTQDALKTLEWVQRKENLSICGPSGTGKSHFCEALGQAAVEAGMTVAWFTIEDLGALVRRHRVDDTVNRAMTRLIRCDLIIVDDIGLLPVSPDAAEGFYRLVDAAYERRSLAVSSNLHPSGFEEIMPKTLATATVDRLLHHAHIIVTQGDSFRLNQATTGQGVKPLN, encoded by the coding sequence ATGGCCGCCCCGATCCGCACCATCACCGGCCCCGCCGGTGACCCCCTCACCGAGGCGATCGAGCTGACCCGCCGACTGAAACTGCCCCACATCCGCAAAGCGATGGCCGACCTGGTCCCGACCGCCAAAGCCCAACGCTGGGACCCCGCCGAAGTCATCCGGGTCCTCCTCGCCGAGGAAGCCGCCGGCCGCGACGCCGCGAACCTGCGCACCCGCCGCAAACGCGCCGCTTTCCCCGCCGGCAAGACCTTCGGCGACTGGGACGACACCGCCTCGTCAATCCCACGCCCCACACAGGACGCGCTCAAGACCCTGGAATGGGTACAACGCAAAGAGAACCTGTCCATCTGCGGACCATCCGGCACCGGCAAGAGCCACTTCTGCGAAGCCCTCGGCCAAGCCGCCGTCGAAGCCGGAATGACCGTGGCCTGGTTCACCATCGAAGACCTCGGCGCCCTCGTGCGCCGCCACCGCGTCGACGACACCGTCAACCGGGCGATGACCCGGCTCATCCGCTGCGACCTGATCATCGTCGACGACATCGGCCTGCTACCGGTCTCACCGGACGCCGCCGAAGGGTTCTACCGCCTCGTCGACGCCGCCTACGAACGCCGCAGCCTCGCCGTCAGCTCCAACCTGCACCCCTCCGGCTTCGAGGAGATCATGCCCAAGACCCTCGCCACCGCCACGGTCGACCGGCTCCTGCACCACGCCCACATCATCGTCACGCAGGGTGACAGCTTCCGACTCAACCAGGCAACCACCGGACAGGGAGTGAAGCCCTTGAACTGA
- a CDS encoding integrase core domain-containing protein yields the protein MLRLARDNPTWGCRRIQGEMTGLGYRLAASTIWAILTKAGAGPAPRRAGPTWTEFLTTQAKGILSCDFLHVDTIGLTRVYVLFLMEIATRRVHLLGATTNPTGEWVAQQARNLMMDLDDRANQFRFLIRDRDAKYTAAFDTVFHAAGVEVLRTPPQAPRANAFAERRVRTVRRECLDGTLTYNIRHLLAVLGEYLTHYNGHRPHQGRRQRPPDQDTVPAPVTDLGTVRVRRRKVVHGLINEYEQAA from the coding sequence GTGCTGCGGCTGGCCCGGGACAACCCCACCTGGGGATGCCGACGCATCCAGGGCGAGATGACCGGCCTGGGCTACCGGCTCGCGGCCAGCACGATCTGGGCGATCCTGACCAAAGCCGGTGCCGGTCCGGCTCCACGACGGGCGGGACCGACCTGGACCGAGTTCCTCACCACCCAGGCCAAAGGCATCCTGTCCTGCGACTTTCTACACGTCGACACCATCGGACTGACCCGCGTCTACGTCCTGTTCCTCATGGAGATCGCGACCCGGCGAGTACACCTGCTGGGCGCCACGACGAACCCGACCGGTGAGTGGGTGGCGCAGCAGGCCCGCAACCTCATGATGGACCTGGACGATCGTGCGAACCAGTTCCGGTTCCTGATCCGGGACCGGGACGCCAAGTACACCGCAGCGTTCGACACCGTGTTCCACGCCGCCGGTGTCGAGGTGCTCCGAACGCCACCCCAAGCACCCCGAGCGAACGCGTTCGCGGAACGCCGGGTACGCACCGTTCGGCGAGAGTGCCTCGACGGGACCTTGACCTACAACATCCGACATCTGCTCGCCGTGCTCGGCGAATACCTCACGCACTACAACGGGCATCGGCCACATCAGGGCCGCCGGCAACGCCCACCTGACCAGGACACGGTCCCAGCCCCAGTGACCGATTTGGGTACCGTCCGAGTGCGGCGCAGGAAGGTCGTCCACGGGCTGATCAACGAGTACGAGCAGGCCGCGTAG
- a CDS encoding AAA family ATPase: MTQDVHRITVLPYSAVVGQAELRHALEIGHIAGLGVLATGQRGTAKSTTIRAFAMMLHQDLPVTLPLGATDDRVLGGWDVGALLGDQKDADPWREGLLEQADRLGLLYVDEVNLLEDHIVNIILDTAATGILTVQRDHAQQAPKSVDFALVGSMNPDEGPLRPQLLDRFGLVVAVRDDNDRETRKKILQAVLAFDVHRHDPESTFMRDMRRQDDTLRERLRQARSRYPDVSNDDQLIEACAAVAEEFHLVGHRGEQVMLQAARAQAALNGDDRAGVAHLRPAAKAAIMHRRPGTEAGTLRDWAEAEDDRLERVLTSVSGD, from the coding sequence ATGACCCAAGACGTCCACCGGATCACCGTCCTGCCGTACTCCGCGGTCGTCGGTCAGGCGGAGTTGCGTCACGCGCTCGAAATAGGTCACATCGCCGGGCTGGGCGTCCTGGCGACCGGCCAACGCGGCACCGCCAAGTCCACCACCATCAGAGCGTTCGCGATGATGCTGCACCAGGATCTGCCGGTGACCCTTCCGCTGGGCGCCACGGACGACCGGGTCCTGGGCGGTTGGGATGTCGGCGCGCTTCTGGGCGATCAGAAAGACGCTGACCCGTGGCGTGAAGGACTACTGGAGCAGGCCGACCGGCTCGGGCTTCTCTACGTCGACGAGGTGAATCTCCTTGAGGACCACATCGTCAACATCATCCTCGACACCGCTGCCACCGGTATCCTCACCGTCCAACGTGATCATGCCCAGCAGGCGCCCAAGAGCGTCGACTTCGCGCTGGTCGGTTCGATGAACCCGGACGAGGGCCCGCTGCGGCCCCAACTACTGGACCGCTTCGGCCTCGTCGTCGCGGTACGTGACGACAACGACCGCGAAACCCGCAAGAAGATCCTGCAGGCCGTGCTCGCCTTCGACGTACACCGTCACGACCCGGAGTCGACGTTCATGCGGGACATGCGCCGGCAGGACGACACGCTACGGGAACGGTTGCGGCAGGCACGGTCACGGTACCCGGATGTCAGCAACGACGACCAGCTCATCGAGGCGTGCGCGGCCGTCGCGGAGGAGTTCCACCTCGTCGGCCACCGCGGCGAGCAGGTGATGCTGCAAGCGGCCCGGGCACAGGCTGCGCTGAACGGTGACGACCGGGCCGGCGTCGCGCACCTACGCCCAGCGGCGAAGGCCGCGATCATGCACCGTCGACCTGGCACCGAAGCCGGAACCCTGCGTGACTGGGCAGAGGCCGAGGACGACCGGCTGGAACGGGTACTGACGTCGGTGAGCGGAGACTGA
- a CDS encoding CHAT domain-containing protein — translation MTADTIKGADTTTTRPDAYSQPVAPPGVIVAPEGDESIAAEPMPLTGALPPNTALLRVDGGPIGEGRPCFRLTFQFRGTSRESRDVDVAQQVIPTLSLTDITQRETWLDDYRQVRGWWREMTRLRQWMQELLTPNPIRLIVWDNTPYQIPWELYYLHEPQDEDRSTWLGAKIEITRWTSLLQGPDASYDAERRTARGSMLLLEMLEPHANPDGVADLADRFGYRTLRDSDTWLRELARDDLRFALMMVHCHGENATDANQFTIAGLPLNELHHRPMPALAASRAVVVLNACNTAKVVPVGADVPRATRSFAEMFLDKGASAIIATVGEVDLDQTHDFTRRLVNGGGHDHRLSSILLSWRKYHVDRVTSRAPDDPDLTGRLKDFFHAFLYVYFGHPDSILQIIQDEAQ, via the coding sequence ATGACCGCCGACACCATCAAAGGCGCCGACACCACGACGACGCGACCAGACGCATACTCCCAGCCCGTCGCCCCTCCAGGGGTGATCGTCGCGCCGGAAGGCGACGAGTCGATAGCGGCCGAGCCGATGCCGCTCACTGGCGCGCTGCCACCCAACACCGCGCTGCTACGGGTCGACGGCGGACCGATCGGCGAGGGCCGACCGTGCTTCCGGCTCACGTTCCAGTTCCGTGGCACCTCCCGGGAATCCCGCGACGTCGACGTCGCCCAGCAGGTCATACCGACCCTCAGCCTCACCGACATCACGCAAAGGGAGACCTGGCTCGACGACTACCGCCAGGTACGTGGCTGGTGGCGTGAAATGACCCGGTTACGGCAGTGGATGCAAGAACTGCTCACACCTAATCCGATCCGACTCATCGTATGGGACAACACGCCGTACCAGATCCCCTGGGAGCTGTACTACCTGCACGAGCCGCAAGACGAGGACCGGTCAACCTGGCTCGGCGCGAAGATCGAGATCACGAGATGGACCTCTCTGCTACAGGGACCGGACGCCTCCTATGACGCCGAGCGACGGACAGCGCGGGGCAGCATGCTGCTGCTCGAGATGCTCGAACCACACGCGAACCCTGACGGCGTCGCCGACCTCGCTGACCGCTTCGGCTACCGGACACTGCGCGACAGCGACACATGGCTACGCGAACTTGCCCGTGACGACCTGCGCTTCGCCCTCATGATGGTGCACTGCCACGGCGAAAACGCCACCGACGCCAACCAATTCACCATCGCCGGGCTGCCCCTGAACGAACTGCACCACCGCCCGATGCCAGCGCTGGCCGCCTCCCGTGCCGTCGTCGTCCTCAACGCCTGCAACACGGCCAAGGTCGTACCGGTCGGAGCCGATGTCCCACGGGCCACCCGCAGCTTCGCCGAAATGTTCCTGGACAAAGGCGCATCAGCGATCATCGCCACCGTAGGCGAGGTCGACCTGGACCAGACCCACGATTTCACGCGGCGCCTCGTCAACGGCGGAGGCCACGATCACCGCCTGTCAAGCATCCTACTGTCATGGCGGAAGTACCACGTCGACCGCGTCACGAGCCGCGCCCCCGACGACCCGGACCTGACCGGAAGGTTGAAAGACTTCTTCCACGCCTTCCTGTACGTCTATTTCGGACACCCGGACAGTATCCTGCAGATCATCCAGGATGAGGCCCAGTGA